One part of the Arthrobacter tumbae genome encodes these proteins:
- a CDS encoding MFS transporter — protein MTGKTSQRGGLIPLFVIATAQLMLVLDDSIVNIALPSIQDELGIDPVELPWVVNAYILAFGALLLLGGRIGDLWGRRRTLQLGIAVFVVASLIGGLGQDAMTLIIARAVQGLGAALAAPNALALITTTFSDRKSRDTALSLYGAMSGLGIVIGLLLGGVLAGTLGWRWVFFINIPIGLLVLLGSRTLVAAERHTGQLGAPGAVLGTGGMVALVYAITRLGEDGFADPVALILLGASAALIALFVLNQRRSSSPLVPLSLFRDRNRSGAYLSMLLLAIGPMGTFYVITLYLQKVLEFDPLRTGAAWLPFAAGLILGAGAAPKLLLRIAPRTIAAFGSLLSAVAALWFSGITLELSYWLHLAPAMFVLALGFGLGVIALTQAAVYRIDPDKAGIASALLNTAQQIGVALGLAVLAGVAATVTAMPHNEAMRAGEALVAGYSTSLIVAAGVLVVAAVVSIGTLSASPSAENEPVAL, from the coding sequence GTGACTGGAAAGACGAGCCAGCGTGGCGGACTAATACCACTATTTGTGATCGCCACGGCGCAGCTGATGTTGGTGCTCGACGATTCGATTGTGAACATCGCGTTGCCGAGCATTCAGGATGAGCTGGGGATCGATCCTGTGGAGTTGCCGTGGGTCGTCAATGCCTACATCCTGGCGTTCGGTGCCTTGCTTCTGCTCGGAGGTCGGATTGGTGACCTGTGGGGACGCCGGCGAACACTGCAGTTGGGTATCGCCGTCTTCGTCGTCGCTTCCCTTATCGGCGGACTTGGCCAGGACGCGATGACGCTCATCATTGCCCGAGCCGTTCAGGGTCTTGGGGCTGCGCTGGCGGCACCGAACGCGCTGGCGTTGATTACAACGACTTTCTCCGACCGGAAATCCCGGGATACCGCACTTTCCCTTTACGGGGCGATGTCCGGCCTGGGGATCGTCATTGGCCTGCTTCTGGGCGGGGTCCTCGCCGGGACCCTTGGCTGGCGGTGGGTGTTCTTCATCAATATCCCGATCGGCCTGCTTGTCCTTCTCGGTAGCCGCACACTCGTCGCAGCCGAGCGCCACACGGGCCAACTCGGGGCACCCGGAGCAGTGCTGGGGACCGGCGGGATGGTGGCCCTGGTCTACGCCATCACGCGCCTTGGAGAAGATGGCTTCGCGGATCCGGTCGCTTTGATTCTTCTTGGCGCCTCCGCCGCGCTGATTGCACTGTTCGTCCTTAACCAAAGGCGCAGCAGCAGCCCGTTGGTGCCATTGAGCCTTTTCCGCGACCGGAATCGTTCCGGGGCGTACCTGAGCATGCTTCTCTTGGCTATCGGCCCAATGGGTACCTTCTATGTGATTACGCTCTACCTGCAGAAGGTGCTGGAGTTTGATCCTTTGCGGACGGGTGCGGCATGGTTGCCCTTCGCCGCTGGCCTGATTCTTGGTGCCGGCGCGGCGCCAAAGCTCCTGCTTCGAATCGCTCCACGAACCATTGCCGCGTTCGGTTCCCTCCTCAGCGCCGTGGCCGCTCTCTGGTTCTCGGGGATTACCCTCGAGCTGAGCTACTGGTTGCATCTGGCACCAGCGATGTTTGTTCTCGCCCTTGGATTCGGACTGGGCGTTATCGCTCTCACGCAGGCTGCGGTCTACCGAATTGATCCCGACAAAGCCGGGATTGCCTCCGCGCTCCTCAATACTGCCCAACAGATTGGTGTTGCTCTTGGCCTGGCCGTGCTGGCCGGCGTCGCTGCGACCGTCACGGCGATGCCGCACAACGAGGCGATGCGGGCGGGTGAGGCGCTCGTCGCCGGATACAGCACCTCACTTATTGTGGCTGCTGGTGTTCTCGTCGTCGCCGCCGTAGTGTCGATCGGCACGCTCAGCGCAAGCCCATCAGCGGAGAATGAACCGGTAGCGCTCTAA